DNA from Tripterygium wilfordii isolate XIE 37 chromosome 15, ASM1340144v1, whole genome shotgun sequence:
ATTTCTACGTCACTTATTTCAGATGAGGACACAACAATGTACCCAACCCAAGTACTTGATGAAGggacaataaaataataattcatgGGAGGCACAAGTCTTTAAATTGTTTAGATGTTAGATATCAAGATCTATATATTCTTGGtttagcatatattgttgtttttcaggtaattaattattattattcttcatCTTACACTATTTTTCTTGAGGTAATGAATGATTCAATTCTCATAAtacaattatattatttatgtaAAGGGGAGTTTAAAGTtttcattaaataataaaaattgccAATAAGATTTATCTTTGCCGTTATGTACGACCAGTGAAAGATGAATAATTCAAAGTAATAATaactaaagaaaaagaaacaatattTGATTTCCATGTGACAAAAACTTTTAATTaagagttttttatttttaccatTTTGCGATCATCTTCAATTTCATCAATTATTTTGATGGTGGGCGagaatatatttttattgttataTTTATCTGTTAATTTGCTAAGCTAATGATTGTGCACCCACTTTACTACAAGAAAGATAAATAGTCATTATTTAATTACAATATGTATTGAACAAGATGCATgcttttctttatctttttggATGTAACAAAACTCTAGAAAGACGAAAAATCAAAAGAATTCTAATTATAGCTAAACATTATCATGGATATATATTGTTCCACGTGAGAAAGAAATTTAAGAATTTTCTTATCATATTGTTGTTGATCGACGTAATTATCTTGCAACTGAAGGTGgagttggaattttttttttaattattggtgACATAAATTTCATGCATGCATTTGTATTCTCAACAGATAAATAATCATAAGTTCTAATTACTATTTTTAGGATAAGATATCCAATACTTTGAATCTGTCCAAATACTTGAACAATCTATTGTATAACTCtataattcaaatttttttttaaacaaatgaGGTTGGCTTCGCAATAAAAGCATGATACGTACTAATAATATAATCAACATCATATCGACAAGTATATTAATTATGAAGTtgacaaatatataaattgatatgagaacattattttaattattctcAGTGGtggaccacacacacacacacacacacacacacacacacacacacacacacacacacacacatatatatatatatactcctaAAACTATACAAATACCCACGAATTCTGAAACCTTGGATGAAATATAGAGAAAGCCATGTATTTCtcccaaaagaacaaagaacaaaCAATCTTAAAGTTCATGGGTTAGTTGATGTGTCCATGACAAAACGGTATGGACCCACTACCAACCGTATATGTGCATCGGATTAAATGTAAATCAAGGGCTAGGTATACGTATCTTAATACATATTAACTAATTAACCTGATTTTTCTTTAGTTACATGCTCCATCGTGCAATACACCATTAGTATTGTGCAGATCTAACGGtttgagtttatttttttatttatttatttttgataaatttattgattttatttagATAAATGATACAGATACCGGAGACAGAAGGAAGGATCACAACCCAACCACGAGAACttagaaaggaaaaaggaaagacaGAGCAACAAAAACAGGGGTAAAAATACAACAAGACTTTGCAGAACCCCACAGCCAGCAATACCATCTAACTAGTGTCTCCTAACCAAGCCACAAACATATCCTGCTTATACCAATATCATATATTTGAAGGGAAAATTGTATGATTTCTATCCacggttacccaaaaaaaattgttaatcaGAATTCagtaacataaaaaaaaaatttcctaaacAAGTTTGTGTGCAGGAGATCGAGGGGATGAGACCTAACAAAGTTAGGGGAGGGTTACATAGAGACCATAATCGACTAGGGTTGTCTCCATCTAACAAGATAGAGACAAAACATGCTTCACACGTACGTGACGTAATAGCCGTCATCAATGGACCCCACCACTATCCGGTAGTGGTTCATTGGTGTCCAGTTATATCGGCATCAGCAGGATAAGGACATTTGGACAGGTTTGGGATGCTTCACTCCATGTCGGCCGATTGTGAAGCACAATTAATTGGACCCGTTTTCATGCAAATGGAatctttataaaaaataaaataataaaacttaCTTCACTGTCTTGTTTTATTGCATTTTTTGAAGTTTCTCTTGTCATTTTCGTATTTATAAACACATTAGACATTAATATTTGGCATACATATCGAACTAGAAAACAAGGCTAATGCACcagcaaagaaaaggaaaaatctaCAGTTTTAGGTTTGTTCTTTTTTGATTTGTAAGAAAATGTGATTGCAACTATATATGTTTTGACTTATATCGATTTGATAGATAGATACATAGATAgttatattaattattaagaTTATAATCAACATATTTGAACAAATTGAAATACTTttctttaaacaaaaaaatttgcaatacctttgaaaagaaatcaaaacttGTCTCATAATGTATTGGATAAATGATAGTTAATCAagatacttttttaaaaaatagaaatttaTAATCGATGCAGAAGCAATGTCACCTTTTTTGTTCAATGAAAGGTCAAAGTGGATGATTTACTTACTCCAAACAATCGCATGAAATTTATTGATAAGAAATTGGTACAAAATTAAATGGTAAGAGAGtgaaataataatttttacatCTGATTTAACTAGTCATCATTCATCTTTAAGAGAAGATAAATTCATATGAAGAGTGAAAATCATGGACAGAGATAAAAATAGAGAGGGAGTATAGTGGCTCAATCTTTCAATTAATTGTTAATGTTTCTTATAATGTCTTGTccatgtccatatatatatatatatataataattaacatatatatgcttctgttgatgatatatacatatgctACTTTCTCTCTTGAAATTATATGTCCTGATTGCAACCAATATATAGATATTCATGCCTTGAACAGTTTCCATACAAAGACATTGCATGAATCCTTGTTCATCATCTACAGCACTCCCTAGTACATGACTTTGAAGgatttaattgatttttgttaGGCTACAATGACAAATACTATatgacaaaaaataatgaagaatTTTAACCTTTAATGGAGATAAGACCAAACTAGAAAGAGACACATATATAACAATGAAACCCCGGCCCGTTGAATTCTACACAAAAGGTTTTGTCACTTCCTACCAAAACGGTGGTCTGTTGAACGGGGGAGTATAAATAGATCGATTTGGTTTTGTTTGTGGGTTGTGTCTGAAGTTGTTCTTTTCCTAGGAGCACTGcttacaaattatatatatatatatatatatatatgtcttatcTTACTCAAGTGATTCTTTTATTCCTCTCCaatgactatgaagaaacaaataaaattacatatatatagagttaAAGTATATTTTATCTCTAGTGAGACTAGCTAGAGACATGGAGCGTGGGTTgtcctaacttttttttttctcctttcatctctttttttctctttatctttttcGTTGTAATGTGTGTAGGCTTTTATGGGAAGATGTCTTTTTTGGTCTCCATGTGCCACTGATCTCAATCACATTCAACTAGTAAGGTATAGTGGATTATTTCACATAAAAGACAAACACCTAAAACTATGTTGATATATTAACCAAGGGATGCATGGACTGTCCTAAACCATCCTGACCAAATTGGTTGGTGATGAATGAATAATCTATCGATTTATGAAGATGTTTGGAGAGATTATGACGATCCAAATATCCGGTATTATGTTTGGAGTCAAATATATCCAGTTATCTTGTTTAAAACCCTAATTCAAGATCTAGGTCAAACAAAGTCTTCAATATTCTTGTTGCATATAAATATGTCACCATTGGTGTCAAGGACAAGAAATTGTGGGTAACCTTGTGTTGTGAAGCAACATAGGATAGGAAAGTAAGACAAACAAAAAGTGATCCAAAAAAGAAGTTATAAGTGGTAACATGTCACACACTAGAACGAATAAAGAGAACAAAAGGTCTCCATTTACAACAAAAAAGTTAGCTTCTtctatatgtctatatatatatgaattgacATCTGCTTTGCAAGGAAGGATCTAAAGAGCTGGGATTTGTTATGTTACACACACATAATTgataaagagaagaaagaaagaaattagaaagaaaaaagaaggtttGGCCCCAACAAACCCTAATCATGTATATGGGTATCTTTTGATCCACACAGCCCTAGAAATTTCTTATAGTGTTTAAAAGTTGAATAGTGATAGCTCAAGAAACAAACCATGTGAGTGGGGAGACTTATCTTTAAATCCAAAAGGAGAAGGGTGCTTGTGCGAGTCCAAAAGTCAAAGCATCAAATACAAAAGATCAAACGGACCTTCCTTTGTAAAGCaagcatcatatatatatatacacacacacataaaagaTGAAAAGGCGAACTTCCTTTATAAAAGAGCCGAAGTGCAATCATACATACATAGTAGCTAGCCTTCATTTCACATAAACAATGTTTATATACGAACAGAACCACACCCCTATATACACCTCTCTCAACATGAACATGTAAGGTTTCACATTAATGGGATAATATTATCTATATAGTACCCAATATATATTCTACTATTAGAGTTGATGATTAcatatataaattgattttagtttatatatatatatatatatattctctctttATTTATCTCGTGGAAATATCCTATTTATTTTCTGATGAACACATATGAATTTTTAGGGGACCCAAGTGTTAGATGATCTTAATGTGGATCCGTGGAGGTTTTTTGGAAAAAGGaatacaaacatttttttcaGTTGAGGACGTAATTGATACCCTTTCCACTAATAAGAAAATATGCCCAAGTGAGTAATGAAGTATCGGATTGTATTGCttgctgcttttttttttttttcccctttccgaTGGAAATTCATTACTCTTCGAGTGTGCATCGAGCAAACTCTCCAGCCATGAGTAAATAGCCCACAAACCATGCATGTTAGATAAATGCATGAAaaatccatagatgagctcacGCATCCAGAAAAGTTTGAACACCGATTGAGACATATCCTTACTACGAGGTACCACCATCATTGATAGATTGTATTGCTTGCTTGGTTAAAACTTGGAAAGTACCGAAGTGATACACGCAGAGCAGGAAATGAAAACTGCGCCGCATCTGGGATAAGCCCACTAAGGCATGGGCCAATTTGTTTTCGGGTCAGGGCCTTGAATATATACATTAGGCCCAATAACATCACAATTTAAATactgttacaacttacaacttACATTAAAGAAGGCCCAttgcattttattatttttttctggtAGGCCGACTATATTCCATTTGATTTTCATACAAACATTAGTAGTTGGAACCAATTTTAGTTTTCACATTCAGgggaatcaaaaaaaaaaatgcacttcAATCTGGAATTGGGAGAATCAACCTAATGCGAAGAAGCCATTGATTTTGGTTCGATTATTCGACGAGATTATCAAAAGTGCGGCCATAAAAAGAGATGCTATGAGCAGAAGACCAGCTGCAATATTCCCCTTGTCAAGAAACTCTTCAGTACTGGATTTCGATTGTTCAAGTCCAGTAAAATTCATTGACGCAAGGAGTTCATACAAAGCGTCAAGAAATTTCTTGTATTCACAACTCACAGCGAAACCGGCACCAACACCAGTCGCAAGAAGAAGGCTTATGACCTGTAACGCCAAAAACATATCAACGAAGTTATCTACTGTTGGCCGGACTTTGCATCTTCTGTTTTCTCGTATTTGCTATTTTTTTCTTCCAGAAAatgtcgtttttttttttgttttctattttatgtgattttcttttttccgTGTTATCTAAGTGGGCAACCAAACgtgtttttggtttttctttttcttagaaaaacttcttcgaaaaaaaacacagagtattggaaacaaacataaaattacGGAGGAATACCTGGTCTCCATAGAAGTCGAACTCGGGCAAAAATTGGCCGTGGATCAG
Protein-coding regions in this window:
- the LOC120016713 gene encoding CASP-like protein 4D1 yields the protein MASKATAYSVLVLRLLTLLASIACMVVIVTDKITFGEVTADSTFKALNAYRYLLSVAVIASTYSLLQFPFTVYYASKEKRLIHGQFLPEFDFYGDQVISLLLATGVGAGFAVSCEYKKFLDALYELLASMNFTGLEQSKSSTEEFLDKGNIAAGLLLIASLFMAALLIISSNNRTKINGFFALG